One region of Polaromonas hydrogenivorans genomic DNA includes:
- a CDS encoding tyrosine-type recombinase/integrase, with product MTRSNATPSATLSAPPAGRFVRRLGPHHFAHLRACAEGLGLVDSARRYLGVAHGHEAITAHRQAVDAVSAVARRRGESAWRLVGLRIQSPAGEPRPALADFIEAQGLDGFSQSEALALYEEAHPADRKTARGQRLRERQLALLRRLEGLAAEIPMASDLVAGWFDDALAAKLTAAGMTTLGELNARISAGGVWYRSLPAVGIAKARRIERHLATLLRREAAPLKPLFALSQAPALFRAPSPLGSPSNRASGDIILDGVSAPDASFARTRPSLLGASSDLEAVQRWIQARAGSLATVRVYQREAHRLLLWMQYECGGASLAQMGVADCGAFMAFLQNIPPRWISRERAAPGQSGWAPFRGHLSHASCRQAIVIIASLFAWLQAAQYLNANPWLLVNQATGDDPGQKMLDTKALSEAAMAEVLRFIDAQAPSASRARIRFIVRFVEAVGLRSAELLSATLGDLRMEPEGWVMQVRGKGAKNRIAAVPGQALHALQDYLLARGLGSIQAAPPAAPLLAATQNPVAPVGYQALYEHVKGWLARAVRASSLPAHERERLAGATTHWLRHTFGTRAISRQVPLDVIQAQMGHASIQTTTAIYGRAPIRRRMDELGKAFR from the coding sequence ATGACCCGCTCCAACGCGACGCCCTCCGCCACCTTGTCGGCGCCCCCTGCCGGGCGCTTCGTGCGCCGGCTCGGGCCCCACCACTTCGCGCACCTGCGCGCCTGCGCCGAAGGGCTTGGCCTGGTCGACTCGGCCCGGCGCTACCTCGGCGTCGCGCACGGCCACGAAGCCATCACGGCGCACCGGCAGGCGGTTGACGCGGTGAGCGCGGTTGCCCGCCGGCGGGGCGAGAGCGCCTGGCGCCTGGTCGGCCTGCGCATCCAGAGTCCCGCGGGCGAGCCGCGCCCTGCCCTGGCGGATTTCATCGAGGCGCAGGGCCTGGACGGCTTTTCACAAAGCGAAGCACTCGCACTCTACGAAGAAGCCCATCCGGCCGATCGAAAAACCGCGCGCGGCCAGCGCCTGCGCGAGCGCCAACTCGCGCTGTTGCGCCGCCTCGAGGGCCTGGCCGCAGAAATCCCCATGGCAAGCGACCTGGTCGCGGGCTGGTTCGATGACGCGCTGGCGGCCAAGCTCACCGCCGCCGGCATGACGACGCTGGGCGAGCTCAACGCCCGCATCTCGGCCGGCGGGGTGTGGTACCGCTCGCTGCCCGCTGTCGGCATCGCCAAGGCCCGGCGCATCGAACGCCACCTGGCCACGCTGTTGCGGCGCGAGGCGGCGCCCCTCAAGCCGCTGTTTGCCTTGAGCCAGGCGCCGGCGCTTTTTCGTGCGCCCTCGCCTTTGGGTTCACCCTCGAATCGAGCCTCCGGCGACATCATCCTGGACGGTGTTTCGGCGCCCGATGCCTCTTTTGCCCGCACCCGGCCCTCGCTGCTGGGCGCCAGCAGCGACCTCGAGGCGGTCCAGCGCTGGATCCAGGCCCGGGCCGGCTCGCTGGCCACGGTGCGGGTCTACCAGCGGGAAGCCCACCGGCTGCTGCTGTGGATGCAGTATGAATGCGGGGGGGCCAGCCTGGCGCAGATGGGGGTCGCCGACTGCGGCGCGTTCATGGCGTTTTTGCAGAACATCCCGCCGCGCTGGATCTCGCGCGAGCGCGCCGCCCCCGGCCAGAGCGGCTGGGCGCCGTTTCGAGGGCACCTGTCGCACGCGAGCTGCCGCCAGGCCATCGTCATCATTGCGTCGCTGTTCGCCTGGCTCCAGGCCGCGCAGTATTTGAATGCCAACCCCTGGCTGCTCGTGAACCAGGCCACGGGCGACGACCCGGGCCAAAAGATGCTGGACACCAAGGCGCTGAGCGAGGCGGCGATGGCCGAGGTGCTGCGCTTCATCGACGCCCAGGCGCCTTCGGCGTCCCGGGCGCGCATCCGCTTCATCGTGCGGTTTGTCGAGGCGGTCGGGCTGCGCTCGGCCGAACTCCTCTCGGCCACCCTGGGCGACCTGCGCATGGAGCCTGAGGGGTGGGTGATGCAGGTCCGCGGCAAGGGCGCCAAAAACAGAATAGCGGCCGTGCCCGGGCAGGCCCTGCATGCGCTGCAGGATTACCTGCTAGCGCGCGGCCTGGGCTCGATCCAGGCCGCGCCGCCCGCAGCGCCCCTGCTGGCCGCCACGCAGAACCCGGTGGCGCCGGTGGGCTACCAGGCGCTTTACGAGCATGTCAAGGGCTGGCTAGCGCGGGCGGTGCGGGCGTCGAGCCTGCCGGCCCATGAGCGCGAGCGCCTGGCCGGGGCCACCACCCACTGGCTGCGCCACACCTTCGGCACCCGGGCCATTAGCCGGCAGGTTCCGCTCGATGTGATCCAGGCGCAGATGGGGCATGCGAGCATCCAGACCACCACGGCCATCTACGGCCGGGCGCCGATCAGGCGACGGATGGATGAGTTGGGAAAAGCGTTCCGCTGA
- the putA gene encoding trifunctional transcriptional regulator/proline dehydrogenase/L-glutamate gamma-semialdehyde dehydrogenase, with product MNAPDTFSFSTPSTNTAFARVVDGPLVREPLRQAITAACRLPEPELLPGLLEQARLSPELHQATQQVARRLAQQLRERKAATGRAGLVQGLLQEYSLSSQEGVALMCLAEALLRIPDAGTRNALIRDKISHGQWTAHVGRSPSLFVNAATWGLLLTGRLVGTHSESGLSSTLGGLIRKGGEPLIRKGVDMAMRMMGEQFVTGETIALALEHARPLEAQGFRYSYDMLGEAALTAENAAHYLAAYEASIHAIGQASAGKGIYDGAGISIKLSALHPRYSRAQYGRVMDELYPILLRLAVMAKQYDIGLNIDAEEADRLELSLDLLEKLCYAPELGGFNGIGFVIQAYQKRCPRVIDYLIDLAGRSGHRLMVRLVKGAYWDSEIKRAQLDGMPGYPVYTRKAHTDVSYLACARKLLAAPGAVYPQFATHNAHTLAAIYQLAGPDDYRPGQYEFQCLHGMGEPLYEQVVGDVAAGKLGRPCRIYAPVGTHETLLAYLVRRLLENGANTSFVNQIADSGIAIDRLVEDPVDAVERLARQEGQAGLPHPAIALPGALYGTLRANSQGLDLADETCLDALAGVLRQTAQAPWLARPMLASATEPAGGEGIGLQPVLNPADHRDQVGQVQEATLADVDKALAQALAFAPEWAKAAPAERAAALDRAAGAMQAALPRLMGLLMREAGKSAANAIAEVREAIDFLRYYAAQALADFTPATHVPLGPVVCISPWNFPLAIFTGQVAAALAAGNTVLAKPAEQTPLIAAEAVRLLWQSGVPPAAVQLLPGRGETVGAQLVSDVRVQGVMFTGSTDVARILQRTLAGRLGDAGQPVPLIAETGGQNAMIVDSSALTEQVVGDVVASAFDSAGQRCSALRVLCLQEESADRVIAMLKGAMAEQRIGNPGALAVDIGPVIDAEAQASIERHVGAMRARGHAVFRQARHTQGDLAHGTYVLPTLIELHSIGELEREVFGPVLHVVRYRRRELGALIKQINATGYGLTLGVHTRIDETIAQVVSQAHAGNQYVNRNMVGAVVGVQPFGGEGLSGTGPKAGGPLYLYRLLARRPADAMARAVAWTEVNQESSNMPRPVGGALLALRDWAQAQRQPALAQACQDDAAWSCSQAAVSLRGPTGERNVYSLHPREAVLCLAAQDDARLLQLAAVLAVGSRAVWPASAEALQARLPETVRERITLVADWTAPQAQYDAALHHGSAESLLAACAHMAGRAGPIVGVYGMGVGEGDAVVPLERLVVERSLSVNTAAAGGNASLMMLG from the coding sequence ATGAACGCTCCAGATACCTTCTCTTTTTCGACCCCTTCGACCAACACCGCTTTCGCTCGTGTAGTGGACGGCCCTCTGGTGCGCGAGCCACTGCGCCAGGCCATCACCGCCGCCTGCCGCCTGCCTGAGCCTGAACTGCTGCCCGGCCTGCTGGAGCAGGCCCGCCTGAGCCCGGAACTGCACCAGGCCACGCAGCAGGTAGCGCGGCGTCTGGCGCAGCAGCTGCGCGAGCGCAAAGCCGCCACCGGCCGCGCCGGGCTGGTGCAGGGGCTGCTGCAGGAATACTCGCTGTCGTCGCAGGAAGGCGTGGCGCTGATGTGCCTGGCCGAGGCGCTGCTGCGCATCCCGGATGCCGGCACGCGCAACGCGCTGATCCGCGACAAGATCAGCCACGGCCAGTGGACGGCGCACGTCGGCCGCAGCCCGTCGCTGTTTGTCAACGCCGCCACCTGGGGCCTGCTGCTGACCGGCCGTCTGGTCGGCACGCACAGCGAAAGCGGCCTGAGCAGCACGCTGGGCGGTTTGATTCGCAAGGGCGGCGAGCCGCTGATCCGCAAGGGCGTGGACATGGCGATGCGCATGATGGGCGAGCAGTTCGTAACCGGTGAGACCATCGCGCTGGCGCTCGAACATGCGCGCCCGCTCGAAGCGCAGGGCTTTCGCTATTCCTACGACATGCTTGGCGAAGCGGCGCTGACCGCCGAGAACGCCGCGCATTACCTGGCCGCCTACGAGGCCAGCATCCACGCCATCGGCCAGGCTTCGGCCGGCAAAGGCATCTACGACGGCGCCGGCATTTCCATCAAGCTGTCGGCGCTGCACCCGCGCTACAGCCGCGCACAGTACGGCCGGGTGATGGACGAGCTGTACCCGATCCTGCTCAGGCTGGCTGTGATGGCCAAGCAGTACGACATCGGCCTGAACATCGACGCCGAAGAGGCAGACCGGCTGGAGCTATCGCTCGATTTGCTGGAAAAGCTGTGCTACGCGCCCGAGCTGGGCGGCTTTAACGGCATCGGCTTCGTGATACAGGCCTACCAGAAGCGCTGCCCCCGGGTGATCGACTACCTCATTGACCTGGCGGGCCGCAGCGGGCACCGGCTGATGGTCCGGCTGGTCAAGGGCGCCTACTGGGACAGCGAGATCAAGCGCGCGCAACTCGACGGCATGCCCGGCTACCCGGTATACACCCGCAAGGCCCATACCGACGTGTCTTACCTGGCGTGCGCGCGCAAGCTGCTGGCCGCACCAGGCGCGGTGTACCCGCAGTTCGCCACCCACAACGCGCACACCCTGGCCGCCATCTACCAGCTGGCCGGCCCCGATGACTACCGGCCGGGGCAGTACGAATTCCAGTGCCTGCACGGCATGGGCGAGCCGCTGTACGAGCAAGTCGTGGGCGATGTCGCCGCCGGCAAGCTCGGCCGCCCGTGCCGCATCTACGCGCCGGTCGGCACGCATGAAACGCTGCTGGCCTACCTGGTGCGCCGCCTGCTGGAAAACGGCGCCAACACCTCCTTCGTCAACCAGATAGCCGATAGCGGCATTGCCATCGACCGCTTGGTCGAAGACCCGGTCGATGCGGTGGAGCGGCTGGCGCGGCAGGAAGGGCAAGCGGGCCTGCCGCACCCCGCCATTGCGCTGCCCGGCGCGCTCTATGGCACACTGCGCGCCAATTCGCAGGGGCTGGACCTGGCCGACGAAACCTGCCTGGACGCGCTGGCGGGCGTGCTGCGGCAGACCGCGCAGGCGCCCTGGCTGGCCAGGCCGATGCTGGCCAGCGCCACGGAGCCGGCCGGCGGCGAAGGAATCGGCCTCCAGCCGGTTCTCAATCCAGCCGACCACCGTGACCAGGTTGGCCAGGTGCAGGAGGCCACTTTGGCCGATGTGGACAAGGCCCTGGCACAAGCCCTGGCCTTCGCGCCCGAGTGGGCCAAGGCCGCGCCGGCCGAACGCGCCGCCGCGCTCGACCGCGCCGCCGGCGCCATGCAGGCCGCTTTGCCGCGCCTGATGGGGCTGCTGATGCGCGAAGCCGGCAAGAGCGCGGCCAATGCCATCGCCGAGGTGCGCGAAGCCATCGACTTTTTGCGTTACTACGCCGCCCAGGCGCTCGCCGATTTCACCCCTGCCACCCATGTCCCGCTCGGCCCGGTGGTGTGCATCAGCCCGTGGAACTTTCCGCTGGCGATCTTCACCGGCCAGGTGGCCGCCGCGCTGGCCGCCGGCAACACCGTGCTGGCCAAGCCGGCAGAACAGACCCCGCTGATCGCCGCCGAAGCCGTGCGCCTGCTATGGCAGTCCGGCGTGCCGCCCGCTGCCGTGCAGCTGCTGCCCGGTCGGGGCGAGACCGTGGGCGCGCAACTGGTGAGCGATGTGCGCGTGCAGGGCGTGATGTTCACCGGCTCGACCGACGTCGCGCGCATTTTGCAGCGCACGCTGGCCGGCCGGCTGGGCGATGCCGGCCAGCCGGTGCCGCTGATTGCCGAAACCGGCGGCCAGAACGCCATGATCGTCGATTCGTCGGCGCTGACCGAGCAGGTCGTTGGCGACGTGGTGGCGTCGGCCTTCGACAGCGCCGGCCAGCGCTGCTCGGCGCTGCGCGTGCTGTGCCTGCAGGAGGAATCGGCCGATCGCGTGATCGCCATGCTCAAGGGCGCGATGGCCGAGCAGCGCATCGGCAACCCCGGCGCGCTGGCGGTGGACATCGGCCCGGTGATCGACGCCGAGGCGCAGGCCAGCATCGAGCGCCATGTCGGGGCGATGCGCGCCCGGGGCCACGCCGTGTTCCGGCAGGCGCGCCATACGCAAGGCGACCTGGCCCACGGCACTTACGTCTTGCCCACGCTGATCGAACTGCACAGCATCGGCGAGCTCGAGCGCGAGGTGTTCGGCCCGGTGCTGCATGTGGTGCGCTACCGCCGCCGCGAACTTGGCGCGCTGATTAAACAGATCAACGCCACCGGCTACGGCCTGACGCTGGGCGTGCATACGCGCATCGACGAGACCATTGCCCAGGTGGTCAGCCAAGCGCATGCAGGCAACCAGTATGTCAACCGCAACATGGTGGGCGCCGTGGTGGGCGTGCAGCCGTTTGGCGGCGAGGGGCTGTCGGGCACCGGCCCGAAGGCGGGCGGCCCTCTGTATCTGTACCGGCTGCTGGCGCGGCGCCCGGCGGACGCCATGGCGCGCGCCGTCGCCTGGACCGAGGTGAATCAGGAATCCAGCAACATGCCCCGGCCCGTCGGCGGCGCCTTGCTGGCGCTGCGCGACTGGGCGCAGGCGCAGCGCCAGCCGGCCTTGGCGCAGGCGTGCCAGGATGACGCGGCCTGGTCGTGCAGCCAGGCGGCCGTCAGCCTGCGCGGCCCGACCGGCGAGCGCAACGTCTATTCGCTGCACCCGCGCGAGGCGGTGCTGTGCTTGGCCGCGCAGGACGACGCGCGCCTGCTGCAGCTTGCCGCCGTACTGGCCGTGGGCAGCCGCGCCGTCTGGCCGGCCAGCGCCGAAGCGCTGCAGGCGCGCCTGCCCGAAACCGTGCGCGAGCGCATCACGCTGGTGGCCGACTGGACGGCGCCGCAGGCGCAATACGACGCCGCGCTGCACCACGGCAGCGCCGAATCGCTTCTGGCAGCCTGCGCGCACATGGCCGGGCGCGCCGGTCCCATCGTCGGCGTGTATGGCATGGGCGTGGGTGAAGGCGATGCGGTGGTGCCACTGGAACGCCTGGTGGTCGAGCGCTCGCTCAGCGTGAACACCGCCGCTGCCGGCGGCAACGCCAGCCTGATGATGCTGGGTTGA
- a CDS encoding Lrp/AsnC ligand binding domain-containing protein: MDDLDRIDLRILDVLQGDGRISNLKLAEAVALSPTAVLARVQRLTREGFILGYEARLNPLKLGAGMLVFVELLLDRTTPNVFDQFKAAVQARPEILECHMVAGGFDYLLKTRAADMNAYRAFAGTVLWQLPGVRETRTYAVMEEVKNTTRLHLAQARY; the protein is encoded by the coding sequence ATGGACGACCTCGACCGCATCGACCTGCGCATCCTCGATGTGCTGCAGGGCGACGGCCGCATCAGCAACCTAAAACTCGCCGAGGCGGTGGCGCTGTCGCCCACGGCAGTGCTGGCGCGGGTGCAGCGCCTGACGCGCGAAGGCTTCATTCTGGGCTACGAGGCGCGGCTCAACCCGTTGAAGCTGGGCGCCGGCATGCTGGTTTTTGTCGAACTGCTACTCGACCGCACCACGCCGAATGTGTTCGATCAGTTCAAGGCGGCGGTGCAGGCACGGCCCGAAATCCTCGAATGCCACATGGTGGCCGGCGGCTTCGACTACCTGCTCAAGACGCGCGCGGCCGACATGAACGCCTACCGCGCCTTTGCCGGCACGGTGCTGTGGCAACTGCCCGGCGTGCGCGAAACCCGCACCTATGCCGTGATGGAGGAAGTCAAGAACACCACCAGGCTGCACCTGGCGCAGGCCCGTTATTAG
- a CDS encoding ornithine cyclodeaminase has translation MPTNNYPTTVYIGAQDMIRLVQRKGLSACIAGVAERIERDFLRWNDFDKSARLACHSQDGVIELMPIADTVEFAFKYVNGHPGNHRHGLPTVMAFGVLADVATGAPRLLSELTLTTAIRTAATSALVARKLARSDSRSMALIGNGAQSEFQALAFRDLVGIREVRLFDTDSAASAKLAANLVGQGLEVRICASTAEAVLGADIVTTVTADKTNATILTPEMMEPGMHINAVGGDCPGKTELHRGVLEMAAVFVEFEPQSRIEGDVQQMSADFAVTEFWQVLAGHRPGRTDAAQITVFDSVGFALEDYAALTFMRDTAAELGIGDIIELVPQAADPKNLFGLLCANPSQPLVAHARQEDLVA, from the coding sequence ATGCCAACCAACAACTACCCCACAACTGTTTATATCGGTGCCCAGGACATGATTCGCCTGGTTCAGCGAAAGGGCCTGTCCGCCTGCATCGCCGGCGTTGCCGAACGCATCGAACGCGATTTCCTGCGCTGGAACGATTTTGATAAGAGCGCCCGCCTGGCCTGCCATTCGCAGGATGGCGTGATTGAGCTAATGCCGATTGCCGACACGGTGGAATTCGCTTTCAAGTATGTCAACGGCCACCCCGGAAACCACCGCCACGGACTACCCACGGTGATGGCTTTTGGCGTGCTGGCCGATGTGGCAACCGGTGCGCCACGGCTGCTGTCCGAGCTGACGCTGACCACCGCGATCCGCACCGCCGCCACCTCGGCCCTGGTCGCGCGCAAGCTGGCCCGTTCTGACAGCCGCTCCATGGCGCTGATCGGCAACGGCGCGCAAAGCGAGTTCCAGGCGCTGGCGTTTCGGGACCTGGTCGGCATTCGCGAAGTGCGGTTATTTGACACCGACAGCGCAGCCAGCGCCAAACTGGCGGCCAACCTGGTCGGCCAAGGCCTCGAAGTGCGTATCTGCGCCAGCACGGCCGAGGCAGTGCTGGGCGCAGACATTGTGACCACGGTGACGGCTGACAAGACGAACGCGACCATCCTGACGCCCGAAATGATGGAGCCCGGCATGCACATCAATGCCGTGGGCGGCGACTGCCCGGGCAAGACCGAGTTGCACCGTGGCGTGCTGGAGATGGCTGCCGTGTTCGTTGAATTCGAGCCACAAAGCCGCATCGAAGGCGATGTCCAGCAGATGTCGGCGGATTTTGCAGTAACCGAGTTCTGGCAGGTACTGGCAGGCCACCGGCCCGGCCGCACTGATGCGGCGCAGATCACCGTGTTTGACTCGGTCGGTTTTGCTCTGGAAGACTATGCCGCACTGACCTTCATGCGCGACACGGCAGCAGAGCTGGGTATTGGCGACATCATCGAGCTGGTGCCACAGGCGGCCGATCCCAAGAACCTGTTTGGCCTGCTGTGCGCCAACCCGTCACAGCCCTTAGTCGCCCATGCGCGTCAGGAAGACCTGGTTGCATGA
- a CDS encoding Lrp/AsnC family transcriptional regulator, which yields MDDTDRQLISLLRKDARMSVAALAYKLGVSRGTVTNRLRKLEDEQVIVGYTVRLRPDSEPERISAWMWVLVDGNQSRAVIASLLGEPAVYTLHDTNGRWDLLAELHAENLTELSQVLERVRLIKGIANTETSILLATYR from the coding sequence ATGGATGATACTGACCGCCAGCTAATCTCGCTGCTGCGCAAGGACGCCCGCATGAGCGTGGCGGCCCTGGCCTACAAGCTCGGCGTCTCGCGCGGCACCGTGACCAACCGGCTGCGCAAGCTTGAAGATGAGCAAGTCATCGTCGGCTACACCGTGCGCCTGCGCCCTGACAGTGAACCGGAGCGGATCAGCGCCTGGATGTGGGTGCTGGTGGACGGCAACCAGTCACGCGCAGTCATCGCCAGCCTGCTGGGCGAACCCGCTGTTTACACCCTGCACGACACTAACGGGCGCTGGGACCTGCTGGCCGAATTGCACGCTGAAAACCTGACCGAGCTGTCGCAGGTACTCGAACGGGTCCGTCTGATCAAGGGCATTGCCAACACGGAAACCAGCATCCTGCTGGCAACCTACCGCTGA
- a CDS encoding MarC family protein has product MNHSFLSAFVLLLLVLDPFGALPIFISVLSRVPPERRVRVALRESAIAFTILLGFMLTGKSFLSVMHMSERSLEVAGGVILLIIAIRMIFIHGSELHDPEAEPQEPLIFPLAVPLLAGPSAMATVLLLVSNQPEHMGQWIGAMSLAMAVSCMVLLAADRLHRWLGSSMVSAIEKLMGLVLTAVAVEMILAGLKRYFFGDS; this is encoded by the coding sequence ATGAACCATAGTTTCTTATCTGCCTTTGTTCTGCTGCTGCTGGTTCTCGACCCCTTCGGCGCGCTGCCTATTTTCATTTCGGTGCTGAGCCGGGTTCCGCCCGAACGGCGGGTGCGTGTCGCGCTGCGCGAGAGTGCGATTGCCTTCACGATACTGCTGGGCTTTATGCTGACAGGGAAAAGCTTTCTCAGCGTCATGCATATGTCGGAGCGCTCGCTTGAAGTCGCTGGCGGCGTGATTCTGTTGATCATTGCGATCCGTATGATATTTATCCATGGCAGCGAGCTGCACGACCCGGAGGCCGAGCCGCAGGAGCCGCTGATCTTCCCGCTGGCCGTGCCTTTGCTGGCCGGTCCTTCGGCCATGGCGACGGTTTTGCTGCTGGTATCGAACCAGCCCGAACACATGGGGCAGTGGATAGGCGCGATGTCGCTGGCGATGGCCGTTTCTTGTATGGTTTTGCTCGCCGCTGACCGTCTACACCGCTGGCTCGGCAGTTCGATGGTTTCGGCCATCGAGAAGCTGATGGGGCTGGTTCTTACTGCGGTAGCCGTCGAGATGATCCTCGCCGGCCTGAAGCGTTACTTTTTCGGCGATTCTTGA
- a CDS encoding RidA family protein has product MIQRFEVGARMSEMALHNGTVYLAGQVADNASLDIQGQTRQVLAAIDALLARAGSDKTRILMAQIFLADLADFEGMNIVWDAWVAAGHTPPRATVGARLTKPGWRLEIVVTAALSQS; this is encoded by the coding sequence ATGATTCAACGCTTTGAAGTTGGCGCCCGCATGTCCGAAATGGCTTTGCATAATGGCACGGTTTACCTCGCCGGCCAGGTGGCCGACAACGCCAGCCTGGACATCCAGGGACAAACCCGCCAGGTGCTGGCCGCGATTGACGCGCTGCTGGCACGCGCCGGCAGCGACAAGACCCGCATCCTCATGGCGCAGATATTTCTAGCTGACCTGGCCGATTTCGAGGGCATGAATATCGTCTGGGATGCCTGGGTTGCCGCCGGCCACACGCCGCCGCGCGCCACCGTCGGGGCACGCCTGACAAAACCGGGATGGCGGCTAGAAATCGTCGTCACCGCGGCGCTGTCGCAAAGTTAA
- a CDS encoding delta(1)-pyrroline-2-carboxylate reductase family protein, which translates to MSSILTTVLTAADTARALPYPALARQIEAMLRDPAVVVPARIVQALPGGGSLFVMPAADAHVAITKLITFTPDNARRGLPSIQGDIVVFDVTTGSRIAILDGPTVTARRTAAVSLLAAQKLAPRTDGPLLIVGAGVQGRAHLEAFHAGLGLLEVWVASRNPASADALVRHAQTLGLRARRVDDADAALADCPLVVSTTPAQHVALRAMPRCDAFVAAVGAFTPAMVEWDAAICRRLAAEGTLVVDTRDADHEAGDLLQAGIDVSALPTLADVVLNKQTWVACPKADRQGPVFFKSCGWGGWDLAAARCVTDISP; encoded by the coding sequence ATGAGCAGCATCCTCACGACCGTCCTGACCGCCGCAGACACCGCCCGCGCCTTGCCTTACCCGGCGTTGGCGCGGCAGATCGAGGCCATGCTGCGCGACCCGGCGGTGGTTGTCCCGGCGCGCATCGTGCAGGCGCTACCGGGCGGCGGCAGCCTGTTCGTCATGCCGGCGGCCGATGCCCACGTCGCCATCACCAAGCTCATCACCTTCACGCCGGACAACGCCAGGCGCGGCCTGCCCAGCATCCAGGGCGACATCGTGGTGTTCGACGTGACCACCGGCAGCCGAATTGCGATTCTGGACGGCCCGACCGTCACGGCGCGCCGTACCGCCGCCGTGTCGCTACTGGCGGCGCAAAAGCTGGCTCCGCGCACCGACGGCCCCTTGCTCATCGTAGGGGCCGGCGTGCAGGGACGCGCTCACCTTGAAGCCTTTCATGCGGGACTGGGCCTGCTGGAGGTGTGGGTCGCTTCACGCAACCCGGCCAGCGCCGATGCGCTGGTGCGGCATGCCCAGACGCTGGGCCTGCGCGCCCGCCGGGTTGATGACGCCGACGCCGCGCTGGCCGACTGCCCGCTGGTGGTCAGCACCACGCCGGCCCAGCACGTAGCCTTGCGCGCCATGCCTAGGTGCGATGCGTTTGTGGCCGCCGTAGGGGCCTTCACGCCAGCCATGGTGGAGTGGGATGCCGCCATTTGCCGCCGCCTGGCCGCAGAAGGCACGCTGGTGGTCGATACCCGCGACGCTGATCACGAAGCCGGCGACCTGCTGCAGGCCGGCATCGACGTGAGCGCCTTGCCCACGCTGGCCGATGTGGTGCTGAACAAGCAAACCTGGGTGGCCTGTCCCAAGGCCGATCGCCAGGGCCCGGTTTTCTTTAAAAGCTGCGGCTGGGGTGGCTGGGACCTAGCCGCCGCTCGCTGCGTTACCGACATTTCACCATGA